From Etheostoma cragini isolate CJK2018 chromosome 3, CSU_Ecrag_1.0, whole genome shotgun sequence:
GGTGGTTTAAAGGTTTGCCGATGTAGTTGTGTATCTGTCTGGGTCTTCTCTAGGAAAGCTCCTCCTGATATCATCCCACGCCTGAACTGCTCTGGTCTGGCTGTGAGAGCCNNNNNNNNNNNNNNNNNNNNNNNNNNNNNNNNNNNNNNNNNNNNNNNNNNNNNNNNNNNNNNNNNNNNNNNNNNNNNNNNNNNNNNNNNNNNNNNNNNNNAAACACAGCGCTTTCATATTCATATTGAACAGCCAAATCTGATTGAGCTAACTTAATTCTGAGTCGGGTACATACAGCTGTAGGTCTCCATTGCTGGCTGAATAAGATAACTTCCTCAATGCTGCCTTTTCATTTCCCATAAACCTATGCATTGCTGCGTGCACCTGCAACCATGTGGCACTGTCAGATGGAGTGTAAAACTAAGCTCTTATTCTTGATGACTTCTCCTGGATCTACTTTAGCGTGGATGGTACCTCATTTGGACGCTTTGAACAAAAGCATCTGTGAAatgtagattagattagattatactttatttatcccacgACGGGGAAATTTTGTTGTTACACTAGCAGCAtttttcaataacagcaaaaaacaataacacacaaacaagtaagaagacaagaaatacaggcaagcAATAGACAATGAAAATATGGTAGACTGAGTAAGTaaaatggcgtcaaataaaggaattttaaagtgcggttgccatgataagagaaacaatattgcggtgtaagtgacgttaaaattaagttgaatgtgtaattagagcAATGAAGCAAGAGTCGGTAGcatcatttaaattatattaacctgagaccaaaaatattgaaaagtaagtacttgtaaatGCAAGCAAAAAGACTGAGATTACAGTTACAGCTGAAGTATTGCCTGGTGAGGTGTTACCTGAGCAGTTGATCGCCAGGATAGAAATGGAAGGGTACGACTTTGGTAATATACACTCCCTAATGGCAGACTTGGATTGAAAACAAGTTGGGCTAATCCACCAACTTCCTATGGACCACTCCATCACTTTCCTCTCTGTTGAAACCGCAGAGCCACAGTAAAGATGTCTACACACTACATCTGCTGCCTTTAGGGTCCAGGCAGAATCTTTATCATCCACTTTACGCCACTCTCCATCTTTCTTCATCTCCAGTTCACCGGCACAGCGACTGGATCCTCTCGCCAACTGGAAATTATCGGGCTCTGAGCAGACAAGAGTAATTGGTCAAAATAGATgtcacatttattaaaatagaaACTCAACTCAAGCTACAGCTCCTCTCCTCTACCTGAGCAGGTGAGTCCTGCAGCTTTACCAGAAGAGCAGGTGTTTCTATCTGAGCTGTCACAGTCCAGCAGAGCAGACTCATGGCCTCTACACTGGAACTCTTTGGTCCACACTGGAGCCTCCATGTCTCCATAGAGCGCCCCCTGGAGGACTGAAGGAGCCCCACAGCCAAGCTCCCTGCAGACCACCTCTGCATCCTGCAGGTCAAAGTCTTCTTCACACACTGAGGACCAGGACTGGTTAGACTTTACTTCCAGTCTGCCTGAACACAGACTAGTCCCATTTACCAGCCTGACAGAGTCTGgagaacagagagggagagagagaatcagACAGGGGTCCCCTTCAAGTCCCCTTCATCAGTTAAACTGAACTATAAACTACTGTATTGTTGACTGAGCTCTGCATCATCTACCTACAACTTTCACCTGGCGTCACAGAGCTCTGTAGCGGTATTTTATTACTGAATGTTTCAAATTATTACATAATGTGAGTGTTCTTACATAATGAAGTATAAATGcatgacattttgaaatttttgtttATAAGTTGTTATCACATAACTCGTTGTTACAGGCCAGTTCAGAGACAGTCCCCTTCTGGGAGCTGATGTGAGAGGAACATCTTGGAAGGTTTGAAGCCATGAGCCTCAACAACAAACCTACTCATGAGCTTGCTTTGgaatttgtgttgttgtgttactGATGGTTTTTACCTGAGCAGATGATCTCCAAACTGGTAGCCTCAACACGGGACCTCTTTGTTAAACATTTCTTCAGTCCAGGTCCAGACTCGAGACAGGAAGGTGTGATTCTGCTAGAAGGGTTTGAATGTCTTTTTGATGAAGCTCCAACCACAGAGCCACAGTCCAGATGTCTGCAAACTACGTCTGCTAACTCCAGGTCCCAGTTACTGTCACCAACTTCTCTCCACTCTCCCTGGCTCTTCACCTCCAGCACACCAGAACAGCGGCTGGATCCTCCCATTAACCGGATATCATCAATATCTGAACACAGGTGAGGGAGTAATTAGTCCAGAGAAATATTTGGTATATCTATTGCATGAGACAGGTGAGTAGGAGAGAGACGAGTAGGTCAAAGGTTTAAAAGAAACTCCCGCATACTCTAACTTGCAAACATAACTAAGAACTGATGACGTTTCGTTACCAGTGCCCGAACGATATATCGGACGGctgatattatcggccgatattaatcatttcccgatctattggtatctgcatttataatggccaataaaaatgtcatttgtcttttattttttaatgacaaataaaatttcTGATAAAGGAATATTTCTTTATGAGCGTAGGCATTGCATAGtccgtccaccagaggacactctacaacgtccctgttagtgatggtgttacatagtctgtccaccagaggacgctctacaacgtccctgttagtgatggcgttacatagtctgtccaccagaggacactctacaacgtcccctgttagtgatggcgttacatagtctgtccaccagaggacgctctgcaacgtccctgttagtgatggcgttacatagtctgtccaccagaggacgctctacaacgttcctgttggcaacactgattttacTGCACAGACTTTCAGAACTTTAATAAATTTTTTACGTTCCTCTGTtatgttgtgacaataaaacaaattcttatattattttagtgagaactcataaataactacaaacaatgaaaatctgTCTTGTTACgcgtttctcttttttttttttatcctacaTATTGGAATATCGGATTTATaaataacaaagtatttgtattaGTATCGGCCTAAAAATCAGTCGGGCTCGATTCAGTACTAAACCTAGatctaaaacctttttaaatgtatcaagTCAGAAAGTGTGCGAGAGTTTCTTTGCAACAAGAGATTAATTAGTTAAACAATCTCCTGTGTAATTCTACATTTATATATAGTTTCTCCGTTTTACCTTTTACCTCTTTCTGGTAACCTTGGAGGAAtcctaaaaacaacagaaaataaatgaaaaatgtgtccTGCTCTGGACAGGTCAGGCAGAGAGGTTACAGTAGAAACATCCGTTACGGTGTCTCTCCAAACTTAGCTCAATTATAAcctgtctcctgctagttgtactactgcacttagtttaaaaaaaaaatgagcacATTCATAATATTTATTGCAAGAAATGTGTTATAATGACATAGAAACATGTCTCACAAAGTactggaatatatatatactgtatatacatacatacaggtgAAAAGTTTGGTTACACCTTCTCCTGTTGACTGTTGGGAAACATCTTGAAGCTCATGAAGAGATGCCAAGAGTGTgtaaagcagtaatcagagcaaagggtgacTTCTTTGAATAAACTAGAATatatgacatgttttcagttatttcacacttttttgttaagtacatacaGTGCCTAGCAAAAGTATTCAGGCCCTTGAACTTTTTGACCTCTTTCCACATTTGAGACtttaaacatacaaatataaaactgtaattttttgtgaagaatcaacaagtgggacacagtCATGAAGTGGAATGAAATTTATTGGATAGTtcaaacttttttaacaaataaaaaaatgaaaaattgggCGTGCTAAATTATTCAGCCCCTTTACTTTCATTGCAGCAAACTGTCTCCAGAAGTTCAGTGAGGATgtctgaatgatccaatgttgaCCTAAAGGACTAATgatgataaatagaatccacctgtgtgtgtgatcaattCTCCGTGTAAATGCACCTGCTCGGTGATAGTCTCAGAGGTCTGTTTAAAGCGCAGAAACTATCATGAAGaacaaggaacacaccaggAAGGTCCCAGATACCGGgctggagaagtttaaagccggatttggatacaaaaacatttcccaagctttaaacatcccaaggaaCACTGTGCAAGCTATAATATTGAAATGGAAGGATGATTAGACCATTGCAAATCTACAAAGACCTGGTCCCTGTAAAccttcagctcagacaaggagaagactgatcagagatgcagcctAGAGGCCCATGgtcactctggatgaactgcagagatcTACAGCTAAGGGGGGAGACtctgtccataggacaacaGTCAGTCGgacactgcacaaatctggcctttATGGAAaagtggcaagaagaaagccatttctcaaagatatccataaaaagtcttgtttaaggtttgccacaagccacctgggagacccaccaaacatgtggaagaaggggctctggtcagatgaaaccaaaatcgaactttttggccacaatgcaaaaccatatgtttggcgtaaaagcaaCCAAGGTCAtgaccctgaacacaccatccccactgtcaaacatggtggtggtAGCATCACggtttgggcctgcttttcttcatcCGGGACAGGGAAGATGATTAAAACTGatgggaagatggatggagccaaatacaggaccattctggaAGAAAGCCAGATGGAGTGTGCGACAAACCTGAGACGGGGAAGGAGCTttgtcttccaacaagacaatgatccaaaacataaagcaaaatCTACAATAGAATGGTTCACAAACAAATTGTGACCGTTATTGCCACTCtgcattttaaccccaaccggtggtcagacaccgcctacaaagagcctgggtctgggtctgtcccaggtttctgcctaaaggaagtttttcctctccactgtcacaATGTTGcatgctctggaggaaactactagaactgttgggtctagAGTCTAGAACTcctctatctgtatagtgtcgtgagataactcttgttatgaattgatactataaataaaaattgaaattgaaataaacgtatccaggtgttagaacggccaagtcaaagtccacACCTGGATCCAATCGAGGATCtttggaaagaactgaaaactgatgttcacaaacgctctccatccaacctcactgagctcgagctgttttgcaaggagGAATGGGCAAAAATGTCAGTCTCCCGTTGTGAAAAACTGATAGAGACATTCCCCAAGCGACTTACAACTGTAAGCGCAGCAAAAGGATGCGCTACAAAATATTAACTTAAGGGGGCCAAAAAATTTTCCACGCccaattttttagttttttatttgttaataaagtttgaaatatccaatacattttgttccacttcattTTTGTGTCTCACTTGTTgttgatttacagttttatatctgtatgtttgaagcctgaaatgtggaAAAGGGtcgaaaagttcaagggggccgaatactttcgcaaggcgtTGTAATTCCACANNNNNNNNNNNNNNNNNNNNNNNNNNNNNNNNNNNNNNNNNNNNNNNNNNNNNNNNNNNNNNNNNNNNNNNNNNNNNNNNNNNNNNNNNNNNNNNNNNNNTTCCTAGAAGTTACGGGTTCTATGATAATAACGCATCCCTCCATGACACTATTTGGGGATTGCTGCTTCccaaaatgcttgttttttgggggtttttttGCAACCGTTTTTGTAAAatagttgcacatttttgttgtgattaaatagagggagaaagtgaatataaaaaaaagttgagttttttttgtgcataaatctttaaaaataaaagcaaacttGTTTcagggagaataaaactactctcTTCCAGGTAACCTTACCAAACTGGCTGCACGCATGTATGTTTCCCatcaatgaaatgaaataccatttttaatataaatatatactgattACAGCAGAGACGTCGGCAGTATTGACGGCCAAATaggcaaaaacacaatatttggTTCTATATTGACAGGTGCGATATTTgaaactttattaaaacaaagttttaaattacatttatatctgcatttatcTCAACacctagagactttcaaacataaaaatgtcctttattaaatgtaattatgtcaaaatgacatgtaaacatcttttttaattctgttgCATTGGAACAGCTTGAAAACCGCCACACAGCCGCCACGCAACTGACACGCAAGAGAATTGCCACGCAGCCAGTGTGCCTTGGGTCTATTTGCATTTAACCTGATCCCTGATCCTGAACCTTATCCATGTGTGCCATATCAACATATTCAGAACAAACGCAGCTTTCTGTATAGTGAGGCCTAAATCTCTCCTagagcaatgtgtaaagagatCATTTGGCCATAAAGCCTACGGCTCGTTTGGACCTCGGTCCTCAGAGGGTTGATTTCCCATCCTGGCCTATGACTCACATTCATATGCAATCACACTTTAATAAAGTTCTTTTTGGCCTTTAACTTTTGTTGCGCTTACGGTAACAAGAGGCGCTGTTCTCAACTCAAACATCCAGAAACAAATGACAGTTAACTAATCaaagtacatagaaaaagtacataaaacaacaacaatccagACAGCTGTACTGTAGTTAAACAGGTTGAAGTCCTACCTGAGCTCCAGAGCAACATGAACAGCACCCGTACACGACCCATGTCCAGTTGGTGTGTCCCCTGCCTCTCTATCGTCTTCAGGTCCCTTGACCTTATACGTGTCTTTCAGCTCTCCTAGGATGTGCAGTTTCCTCTCTTATCACTAATCTCCTCATCCTAATCAGGTTTTTTGTGGTTTCTCCTATCGCGTAACAGGAAGCCGCCAGTTCAAGTGACAGTTCGTAATGTGTCATCAGTCAACAGTTCATCCAGACCTTTACTTTTCTTGtcgaaatacatttttaaagggcCAATACATCTAGAAtcaaacagtttttaatgtCCGTTGTGGAAGTATAAACTAGGGCTGGGACGGTTACTGCAATACCCCACTAGAGCGGTCATGTGACGCCTACCGCGGGTCTAAGCTCGTCACCATCATCACCGCAACAAAACATTTACCTGCACCGATGCACGGCCACGGTGGGTCTAATGACGTGGACTCCTTGATTCTAATGACATGGACTCATTGATTCTAATGACATGGACTCATTGATTCTAATGACATGGACTCATTGATTCTAATGACATGGACTCATTGATTTTAATGACATGGACTCATTGATTCTAATGCATTAGTGCATTAAATCTCAAGAATCAAAGAAAACagctctgaaaacacacagacatcctGTTAGTTACACTTTAGTAAAAGTTAAATTGTACATGTAAAAGACTAAAGGGGAATAGAGTTaataaaaataggaaaagtAAATAGTTACAAGTCATAAAATCATTCCAAAACCTTTCAGTGACTTTTGTATTAAagtttattaaacaaaaaaaaacgcattAATGGTAAAACCAAACATggaagtgagaaaaaaaaaatatctatctatctatctatctatctatctatctatctatctatctatctatcaaccTATCTATCAACCTATCTATCAACCTATCTATCAACCTATCTATCaacctatctatctatatatatatctatctatctatctatcaactACACACTAGTAATCAAATATTGTTAATATTCTACATTTGGTATTCTGTATGTCGTCGCTGCCGGGCAGGAACCTTGTATCAAATGTATTCATAAAGCCATCTGTGTTATGGTTTTGGGTATTCTTTATCCTGTTATCTTTCCCTTCTCTGTGTTCCCTCCCCAtgtgttcccctgagtgtctgtatgttctgtttcctgttttattttgaagtcggATTTTTTGTCACgtcctgtctttagttttacttcctgtgtcttcccgctcttgtgattacctgatgttttccacctgcttccctgccctcttgccacctgcctctcgttacctcgttaccttcTTACCTCATTACCTTATTACCTCGTTACCTTAACACCTCGTTCCCTCGTTACCTTATCACCTTATGTATTTAAcgtctttcctttcctcttctcgTGTCAGATCCTTTTTTCAGTCTTGTGTCTATGTTCCCTGCCGTTCCTCTTCCTGCCTGAAGTTttcaaccctaaccctaacccttacacACCACTTAAGAAAGTTGGTGTGTATATTTAGGCGAAGTCATGATGCCATGTTTAGAGCttaataaaatgtcttcaaattagcattttttttttttaatttcctgagAAGCAGCAGTTTTGGACAAACAAGGTTTACGCCCGACAGCGGCGATATATAAGGGATTTGTGATTAATTTGTGATTTTATCACATCAAATACAgaaaagcaattatttaaatgaaattctAAGATCTCAGGCTCCCTCCAACCATGCTCATTAAATATGTTCATAAACAAAAGAGAatcaaaaacttaaaataatgcaaagaGCATTTTGAGCAATGTTGAGCGATTTCCCGAATATTTCCCTTTCAAGTCTATGAGAAATTGTTTGCCGTTTTTTGCCGATTTCGTGAAAACCGAGcggcaaatctcttagaaaagtcatagcacaccattcccgatcattacACACTTTTCGGTGTattttgtgtgcgcgtgttggcaacgcttCGGGACTAGTAGCATGACAAAAATCTGGCGGAAGAATAATAAGTATAAGGCAACATCAGTGATTGTGCCGATTGCTGCTATTGCAGGACATCAGCACACTGAAATATCaaaaataacatatatatatatacacacacacactgtatatactatataatatacatacacacactgtatatactatataatatacatacacagtggCTTGAGCAAGTTTACACaccccaggctaaagttgattaaaaagaggaataaaaaaacaaattttggaaattgatcttaatgccttaattcaaaacaattgggaaaatccaacctttaaggacaccaattttctt
This genomic window contains:
- the LOC117939395 gene encoding deleted in malignant brain tumors 1 protein; translated protein: MGRVRVLFMLLWSSGFLQGYQKEVKDIDDIRLMGGSSRCSGVLEVKSQGEWREVGDSNWDLELADVVCRHLDCGSVVGASSKRHSNPSSRITPSCLESGPGLKKCLTKRSRVEATSLEIICSGKNHQ